The stretch of DNA AGTCCTCGTGGTGCAGCGAGAAGTCGTCGCTGGCCATCACGGGCATACGACCGGCTACCGATCCGAGGCCGAAAAACGTTGCTCCCTACAGCACGCCCATCTCGTCGAGCCGCTCGGGGAGGTACGTGTCGGTCACGAAGTCCAGGCCCCGCGAGGCCAGCGACTGCTGTTCGGCCTTCTTCCCGATGTCGAGCTGGAGCTCGATCTGTTCCTCCCAGAACTCCGTCTGGAAACGGGGGTCCTCCAGCTCGGATTCGAGGGCGTTGATGTCCGAGTCCCCGAGCGGGTCCGTCGGCAGGTCGTACTCGACGATGTCCTCCGGGCGGATGCCGACGAACTCGGCCGCCGGCGTCGCCAGGTACTCCGAGAGGTGCGCGGACTTGATCGAGCCGTAGGCGACCGAGCCGTAGATGCGGTACGACCACGGGTCGCCGTCCGTGAAGACCGTCACCGGGAGGTCGAGCTCGTCGTGCAGCCGCTTGGTGATCCGGCGGGTCGCTCGCGCGGGCTGGCCCTTGAGGTGGACGATGAGGGCGTTGTGGTCCTCGTCGAACCCGTTCTCGACCAGGCGGTCGCGCATCCCGCCGGTCTCCACGCAGAGGATGAAGTCGGCGTCGTTGTCCAGGAACTCGATGGTGTCGGGGTTGTTCGGGATCTGGTAGCCGCCCTCGCCGACGTCCTCCTGGCAGTGGATCTCCCGCTCGCCCCGCCGGGTCTGCTCGCGGAGGTGGAGCGGTCCCATAATCGTCGCGCCCGACTCCTCGGGGCGCATGTGGAAGTCCTCGCGGGTGACGTCCGAGACGATCTCTAAGTCCTCGACGAGGTCGTTGGACTCGTCCTGGCTGTTGAACTGTGCCTCCTCTAAGTCCCACGACTCCGAGAGGTAGTACAGTTCACGCAGGGTCGACGACCGGTCCTCTTCCAGTTGCTGGGCGAGGAAGTCGATGGTGTAGGTCGCCTTCAGGAGCTTCTCCGCGCCGGAGATGGTCTTGGCGCTCCGGGTCGAGGTCCGGTCGCCGTACACCCAGACGTCCTCGTCCTCGTCGTACTCGATGTTGGACTTCGTCCGGGTCGGGATGGACATCGTGGGCACGTCGCCCTCGGCGAACTGGTCGTAGAACTCCGCCGCGAGGTCGATCAGCTTCTCGCGGGCCTCCTCCGTGTCGGGGGTGTCGGTCTCCGTGCTCATTGTCAGGCGTCCACCGTCAGTTTCTCGTCCTCGACGCCGTCGACCGAGACGGTGAACTCGGCCTCGTCGCTCACGCTGTACTCCAGGACCGCGCGGTCACCGGGTTCGACCGTCGGCGACCACTTCACGAACCACTCGCCGTCCATCTCCATCACCGTCGCGCCGTTGGTGTCTCGGGGCTCGGCGGTCACGATGTCGGTCAGGTCCACGTCGGCGTTGACGTCGTCGTTGTTCTCGACGGCCAGCCGGACGGTGCCGTCCTCGACCTCGCGCTCGACCAGGACGTTGTTCATGATGCGGGCCAGCGAGTCGTCGATGTCGAGCTCGCCCTTCTCGGTGACCTGCTCCAGCTTCGCTGCCATCTCGGGGAGGATGGTCCGGAGCTTGTCCTGTTTCTCCCGGCGCTGTTGCATCGAGCGGCGCTTGTTGAGGTAGCTCTTGAGCTCGCGGGCGGCCTCCCGGACGGCCAGTTCGATCTCGTCTTCCATCTCGGGGACGTTCGCGACGGCGTCCTTGGACTCGCTGGTGAAGGGGACGTTCGTCGAGGCGACGTGGATCATCACGACGGCCGGGCCGTTCGGGATGCCCGAGCCCCCGGGCTGGTCGAGGTTGTAGTTGCGCCAGTTGATCGACTTGACCACGTCGGTCGTCGCACAGGCTCCGCGCTGGTAGACCAGCGGCACGCGGTTGGCGAAGCGCATCACCTCGACACTGCCCTCCGATTCGAGTTCGCCGCCGTAGGCGATGCCGGCCTCGACGATGAAGGGGTCGCCGCCGTGGACGGCCGCGTCGCGGGTCGAGGCGGCGTAGAAGTCCGCGTCGAACTCCTTCCGCAGGCCGTCTTCCAGCAGGGCCGCGCCGATGGGGGAGAGACAGTCCGTCGGCGGGGAGATGATGTCCGTCTCCCGCATCGCCGTCAGCAGGTCGCTGGCCGTGTCGCGGTCGTCGGCGACGGCCGAGACGTTCGGCGGGTCGTCCGGGACCCGCTCGGCGGCCGCCCAGAGCTCGTCGACGACGTTCTCGCGGGCGGTGTCGCCGAAGGTGGCGTCGTCGTGGTCCTCCGTCATGTCGGCCGCGCGGTCGACGTACGCCCGGAACTCGTCGCGCGTCAGTCGGTGGCGGTCGCCCTCCTCGCCGTCGAACTTGTCCGCGAGGCGGCTCGCGAGCCCCTCGACGGCGTCGTCGTCCTTCCGGACGGTCGTCGCGGCGTCGACCAGTTCGTAGAGGTCGCCGGACCGCTCGGCCGTGACCGCGCGCCAGGCGGCCGCGACGGCGTTCTCCCGGACCGTCGCGCCGAAGGTGGTGTCGTGGTCGGCCTCGACCGTCTCGGCGGCGTCGGCCACGATCCCCTCGATCTCGTGGTGGGCGACGCGGTCTGCGTCCGCGACGGCCCCGGCCACCGCCGTCGCGAAGTCGTCGGTGGCGTCGGCGGCCTTGTTGGCGACCGCGTCGGCGACGGCGGTCTCCACGTCGGCGTCCTCGTGGGCCTTCGGCGGCGTCCACGCCATCCCGCGGCCGTAGTGGCGGTCGTTGAAGTTCGCGACGATGGAGTCTGCGGTCTTGCCGCCGACGCGGGTGAACTCGCCCTGGACGAACCCGGAGATGGAGTAGGACTCGGTAGCCTCCAGCATCTTCAGCAGCGTTCCGAGCTCGACGCCGTGGGGGTGGGGGCGGATCTCCTCGGTCTCCTCCGGGAGGTCGGCGTCCTCGACCCGCTCGAACTTCAGCGGCTCGTCGAGGCCGGGCTCGTCGAACTCGATGCGGGCGTGTGGGTTGACGACGGCGGTGTCCTGGACGTAGTCGTGGAGGCTCGACCGGGCGCGCATGTTCGCCTCCATCTCCAGTTCGATCCGGGTCCCGTGGGGCCGCTCCCAGGAGGTGGTCTCGTCGACGCTGATCTCCGGTTCGTTCTCGTCGGTGTCGACGATCAGCTCGAAGTACTGGGCGTCGCTCTGGCCCTTCGGGCGGGAGGTGATCTTCGCGGGCTTGCCGGAGGTCAGCTGCGAGTAGAGGACCGCGGCGGAGATCCCGATCCCCTGCTGGCCGCGGTTCTGCTCGCGGGCGTGGAACCGCGAGCCGTACAGCAGCTTCCCGAAGATCTTGGGGAGCTGTTCCTTCGTGATGCCGGGACCGTTGTCCTCGACGATCAGTTTGTAGTAGTCGCCGGCCTCCTGGATCTCGACGTAGATGTCCGGCTTGATGCCGGCCTCCTCGCAGGCGTCGAGCGCGTTGTCGACCGCCTCCTTGACGGCGGTGACCAGCGCCCGGGCCTCCGAGTCGAAGCCGAGCATGTGCTTGTTCTTCTCGAAGAACTCGGCGATAGAGATGGCCCGCTGGGACTCGGCCAACTCCTCGGCGATGCCCTCGCCCTCGCCGAGTCGTGACTGATACGAGGTCATTTCGTGGCGTAGGGTACCGGCGTCGGGGTTATAAGATAATCGCCACCGCAGTGGAAGTGAAACCCCCGGTCGTCGCCGTCGGATCGCCGTGTCGACGGCCGAACCAGTCGGAACGTTGATTAGGTATCACTTGCACCTCAGTATATCGCTCGATGGTACGCAGATTCGACCGACGGGAGTTTCTCCGGACCGTCGGTCTCGGCGGAGTCGGGTCGCTGGGGATCGGTGCCGTCGCCGAACCGGTCGCAGCCGACGCGGCGCAGTGGGGCCAGTCACGGGCCGACGCCGCGCGCTCCGGGGCACGCCCGGACGCGGACGGACCGAGGGCGGTCCCGCGCGGCCGGTGGCGGCGCTCGCTGGACGAGACGCTCGGCGCGCCGGTCCTGACGGACGACGCGGTGTTTTCCGCCTCGTGGGAGACCGTCTACGCCCTCGGTCGGGCGGACGGGACCCGGCGCTGGTCCGCGCCGGTCGGCTTCAGCGGCCGCCAGGCCATCGCGACCGACGGGACCACCCTCTACGTCGGGTCGGACCGGGACGGCGAGGCGGCCGTGCTCGCACTCGACACCGCGACCGGTCGGGAGCGGTGGGCTGTGACACTCGGGGGCGGCACCGTCGAGGCGCTCACGCTGTTCGAGGGGACCGTCTACGCGAGCGTCGGCGGCGAGCCGGGGCCCCGGATCGCCGCCGTCGGCGACGGGACGACCCTGTGGAGCAGCCGCCTGACCGCGGGCGACCGGCCCGTCACCGGCGTCGTCAGGGCGCTCCCGGTCGTGGGCGGGACGGCGGTGGTCCCCGTGGACCACGAGGACACCCACGGGCTCGTCGGCGTCGGGCCGGGCGGCGACCAGCTGTGGCACCGCGTCGTCGACAGTTACCCGGACAACGTCGTCGGGTCGGCGGCCCGGTCGACGGTGTACGTCTCCGACTGGGACCGGACGACGGCGCTGTCGGTCGCCGACGGGAGCATTCGGTGGCGGAACGACGAGTCGGCGGGCGACGGCTCGCCGGCCGTGGTCGGCGACCGGTTGCTGGGTCCGGACGGCGCGCTCTCGCTCGACGACGGCCGCCGCGTCGCCGACTGGGACGTGGGGCACTGGAGCGTCAACACCAGCGTCTACGCCGGCGGGGTCCTCTACGTCGTCAACGACGGCGGGAAGATACTCGGCTACGACACCGAGGCGCGGTCGCTCCTGTTCCGGTACTACCTCGGCGGCGACCCGCGCTCGCCGCCGGCGGTCGACGGCGGGGACCTGTACGCCCCGACACGGCGGGGGACGCTGTTCGCCGTCGAGGCCGCCGACGCCGAGCCGCCGGAGGCCGAACTGGCCTACGACGGGGACGTCGTCTCCGCCGAGTCGGCCCGACGGGACGAGGTCGTCGCGGACGTGCGTATCGAGAACGGGACCGAGCTGACGCTCGACGCCAGCGAGTCGACCGACCCCGACGGGACCGTCGCGCGCTACGAGTGGTACGGGAACTTCGAGTCGGAACCGGCGACCGGGGCCGTCGTGAGGAAGACGTTCGACGAGCTGCCCGACAGCGGCGGGGCGTTCCGTGCCGTCCACCTGGTCGTCCGGGACGACGACGGCGCGACCGACGGGAAGCGACTCGACGTCCAGCGGGCCGGCGACGGGGCGACGACCGCCGACCCCTCGCCGCCGGAGCCCGCGATGGCCGTGACGCCGAGCGAACCGACCGTCGGCGAGACGGTCACGTTCTCGGGGGCGGAGTCGACCGCGCCCGCGGGCAGCGTCACCGGCTACGAGTGGGCGTTCGGAGCCGACGCACCGTTCGGCGCGAGCGGCGAGGAGGTCACTCACACGTTCGAGTCGGCCGGCGAGACCACGGTCCGCCTGCGGGTGACCGACTCCGACGGCCAGTCGGCGACGGCGTCGCGGACGGTGTCGGTCGCTCCCGCACCCGAGCCGACGGCGGCGGACTGGCCGATGGCGCGGGGGAACGCGGCAAACGCCGGCAGGGCAGACGCGCTGTCCTCGACGGCGGGCGTGACCGAACAGTGGCAGACGAGCGTCGGCGACTCGCAGCACCTCTTTACGTCACCCCCTGTCGTCGCCGACGGGACCGTCGTCTTCGGTGCGGACCGGAACGACGGGAGCGCGGTGTACGCCTGCGACGCCGAGACCGGAACGCGGCTGTGGGAGACCGCGGGCTACGAGGGAGACGGTGCGGCCGCCGTCGCCGACGGTGTCGTCGTCGTCCCCGACTACGGGTCCGTCCACGCGCACCGGCTCGACGACGGCGCGGACCAGTGGCTCGTCGAGGTCGACGAGTACTCGTCCGCGGTCACCGTCACTGACGGCGTCGCACACGTCGGGGACTCCGGCGGGACGCTACACGCCGTCGACGTTCGCGATGGGCGGCGGCGCTGGCGGTGGACCGCAGAGACCGACGTAACACTGGACAACTTCGTGCCGGCCGTCGACGGCGACCGCGTCTATTTCACCGGCTTCGACGGCCCGCTGTTCGCCGTGAGCCGGGGGGACGGCACGCTCAGCTGGCAGTTCGACAGCGCCAGCACGATCCACACGCCGGCGGTCCGCGACGGCACCGTCTACGCCGCCGACCGCGGTCGGTCGCTGTACGCCCTCGACGCCGACACCGGCGACGAGCGCTGGGCCGCGTCCCTCCCGGGGCCGTCCTAC from Haloarcula litorea encodes:
- a CDS encoding DNA topoisomerase IV subunit A, with translation MSTETDTPDTEEAREKLIDLAAEFYDQFAEGDVPTMSIPTRTKSNIEYDEDEDVWVYGDRTSTRSAKTISGAEKLLKATYTIDFLAQQLEEDRSSTLRELYYLSESWDLEEAQFNSQDESNDLVEDLEIVSDVTREDFHMRPEESGATIMGPLHLREQTRRGEREIHCQEDVGEGGYQIPNNPDTIEFLDNDADFILCVETGGMRDRLVENGFDEDHNALIVHLKGQPARATRRITKRLHDELDLPVTVFTDGDPWSYRIYGSVAYGSIKSAHLSEYLATPAAEFVGIRPEDIVEYDLPTDPLGDSDINALESELEDPRFQTEFWEEQIELQLDIGKKAEQQSLASRGLDFVTDTYLPERLDEMGVL
- a CDS encoding PQQ-binding-like beta-propeller repeat protein; the encoded protein is MVRRFDRREFLRTVGLGGVGSLGIGAVAEPVAADAAQWGQSRADAARSGARPDADGPRAVPRGRWRRSLDETLGAPVLTDDAVFSASWETVYALGRADGTRRWSAPVGFSGRQAIATDGTTLYVGSDRDGEAAVLALDTATGRERWAVTLGGGTVEALTLFEGTVYASVGGEPGPRIAAVGDGTTLWSSRLTAGDRPVTGVVRALPVVGGTAVVPVDHEDTHGLVGVGPGGDQLWHRVVDSYPDNVVGSAARSTVYVSDWDRTTALSVADGSIRWRNDESAGDGSPAVVGDRLLGPDGALSLDDGRRVADWDVGHWSVNTSVYAGGVLYVVNDGGKILGYDTEARSLLFRYYLGGDPRSPPAVDGGDLYAPTRRGTLFAVEAADAEPPEAELAYDGDVVSAESARRDEVVADVRIENGTELTLDASESTDPDGTVARYEWYGNFESEPATGAVVRKTFDELPDSGGAFRAVHLVVRDDDGATDGKRLDVQRAGDGATTADPSPPEPAMAVTPSEPTVGETVTFSGAESTAPAGSVTGYEWAFGADAPFGASGEEVTHTFESAGETTVRLRVTDSDGQSATASRTVSVAPAPEPTAADWPMARGNAANAGRADALSSTAGVTEQWQTSVGDSQHLFTSPPVVADGTVVFGADRNDGSAVYACDAETGTRLWETAGYEGDGAAAVADGVVVVPDYGSVHAHRLDDGADQWLVEVDEYSSAVTVTDGVAHVGDSGGTLHAVDVRDGRRRWRWTAETDVTLDNFVPAVDGDRVYFTGFDGPLFAVSRGDGTLSWQFDSASTIHTPAVRDGTVYAADRGRSLYALDADTGDERWAASLPGPSYAAPAVDDAGIYAVAEDHVVAVGPDGSDRWRRSLAGAGSEAPVVAGESLLVPAGQFLVALDATSGAEQWRFRALDRVSSPAVVGNRVLVTAGNRLYAIEPAEDGQGVLTAGLVVPGVDAHVSESLATRGGGAAVGALALGAVARRRWRGGDDSSAAAGGADTAADGDDGDETPDDGDEETDADSGSGGAGDTAVDDASAETGPAAAFAADCGAVETVETIDDGDPIHVYRGRLADGNRPVRVLALSPARSDDEATAAAFERTVEQWAGISHNPHIADVYDDGAEPRPWVAVEPGVERLADLVDDLSRQDRLEVLADVTEALNTAGLYNVAHGSVGPETVLVDRDDEVGARLGDWGLERAAGDAAVTPYTAPEQIAGRQTATTDVYRTGALAYRLLTGHEPFEAADDLPTAVERGEPRPPSAVADCPTELDGVVARAMAADPDERHGSVSALWDAIRLAMS
- a CDS encoding DNA topoisomerase VI subunit B — protein: MTSYQSRLGEGEGIAEELAESQRAISIAEFFEKNKHMLGFDSEARALVTAVKEAVDNALDACEEAGIKPDIYVEIQEAGDYYKLIVEDNGPGITKEQLPKIFGKLLYGSRFHAREQNRGQQGIGISAAVLYSQLTSGKPAKITSRPKGQSDAQYFELIVDTDENEPEISVDETTSWERPHGTRIELEMEANMRARSSLHDYVQDTAVVNPHARIEFDEPGLDEPLKFERVEDADLPEETEEIRPHPHGVELGTLLKMLEATESYSISGFVQGEFTRVGGKTADSIVANFNDRHYGRGMAWTPPKAHEDADVETAVADAVANKAADATDDFATAVAGAVADADRVAHHEIEGIVADAAETVEADHDTTFGATVRENAVAAAWRAVTAERSGDLYELVDAATTVRKDDDAVEGLASRLADKFDGEEGDRHRLTRDEFRAYVDRAADMTEDHDDATFGDTARENVVDELWAAAERVPDDPPNVSAVADDRDTASDLLTAMRETDIISPPTDCLSPIGAALLEDGLRKEFDADFYAASTRDAAVHGGDPFIVEAGIAYGGELESEGSVEVMRFANRVPLVYQRGACATTDVVKSINWRNYNLDQPGGSGIPNGPAVVMIHVASTNVPFTSESKDAVANVPEMEDEIELAVREAARELKSYLNKRRSMQQRREKQDKLRTILPEMAAKLEQVTEKGELDIDDSLARIMNNVLVEREVEDGTVRLAVENNDDVNADVDLTDIVTAEPRDTNGATVMEMDGEWFVKWSPTVEPGDRAVLEYSVSDEAEFTVSVDGVEDEKLTVDA